Proteins encoded by one window of Amaranthus tricolor cultivar Red isolate AtriRed21 chromosome 4, ASM2621246v1, whole genome shotgun sequence:
- the LOC130810337 gene encoding E3 ubiquitin-protein ligase ATL4 isoform X2, with protein MTRRRLEDNVGTTSENEVSPNILITVLILAIAVILCASLYLFLRFLRRHRGTPSENDVTTISTSQHPHPLSSTSATSRRKISPEINPLINTLPLFTFDSLSSAGDCAVCLSKFEPKDLLRLLPICCHAFHADCIDTWLNSSQSCPLCRSSVFVPESDLLARLGEVHSGSFRRTTSSTTDYKVDEQLQQNLAAEVGTRGGSWLKDYLSHSLSSSFRSSGRWFTGSSRRETTTEFENNNRVNELDLEASRLGDEIGELFRWLSGV; from the exons ATGACTCGCCGGAGATTAGAGGACAATGTCGGAACAACATCGGAAAATGAAGTAAGTCCTAACATTCTCATTACAGTTCTCATTCTCGCCATCGCTGTTATTTTATGTGCTTCACTTTACCTTTTCCTCCGCTTCCTCCGCCGCCATCGCGGAACACCGTCCGAAAATGACGTAACCACAATATCAACATCACAGCATCCTCATCCCCTTTCCTCTACTTCAGCAACTTCTCGTAGAAAAATTTCACCGGAAATTAATCCGTTGATCAATACACTACCTCTTTTTACCTTTGATTCTCTCTCATCAGCAGGAGATTGTGCAGTATGTTTATCGAAATTTGAACCGAAAGACCTTCTGCGACTTCTCCCTATCTGTTGTCATGCTTTTCATGCCGATTGTATTGATACTTGGCTTAACTCAAGCCAATCATGTCCGCTTTGCCGGTCATCGGTTTTTGTACCAGAATCGGACCTTCTCGCGAGACTCGGTGAAG TTCATTCAGGTTCATTTCGTAGAACAACGTCATCGACGACGGACTATAAGGTCGATGAACAATTGCAACAAAATCTAGCGGCGGAGGTAGGGACACGTGGAGGCAGTTGGCTGAAAGATTATTTGTCACATTCTCTCTCCTCGTCGTTTCGTAGTTCCGGGAGATGGTTTACAGGGAGTAGTAGGAGAGAAACGACGactgaatttgaaaataataaccGAGTTAATGAGCTCGACTTGGAAGCGAGTCGACTCGGTGATGAAATTGGTGAGTTGTTTCGATGGTTATCTGGTGTGTAG
- the LOC130810337 gene encoding E3 ubiquitin-protein ligase ATL4 isoform X1 produces MTRRRLEDNVGTTSENEVSPNILITVLILAIAVILCASLYLFLRFLRRHRGTPSENDVTTISTSQHPHPLSSTSATSRRKISPEINPLINTLPLFTFDSLSSAGDCAVCLSKFEPKDLLRLLPICCHAFHADCIDTWLNSSQSCPLCRSSVFVPESDLLARLGEGNNPSSLSNSRSFRVEIGNVSQRNSQRNSDEFPINRSYSLGGNFDYIVDDDAVSEVHSGSFRRTTSSTTDYKVDEQLQQNLAAEVGTRGGSWLKDYLSHSLSSSFRSSGRWFTGSSRRETTTEFENNNRVNELDLEASRLGDEIGELFRWLSGV; encoded by the coding sequence ATGACTCGCCGGAGATTAGAGGACAATGTCGGAACAACATCGGAAAATGAAGTAAGTCCTAACATTCTCATTACAGTTCTCATTCTCGCCATCGCTGTTATTTTATGTGCTTCACTTTACCTTTTCCTCCGCTTCCTCCGCCGCCATCGCGGAACACCGTCCGAAAATGACGTAACCACAATATCAACATCACAGCATCCTCATCCCCTTTCCTCTACTTCAGCAACTTCTCGTAGAAAAATTTCACCGGAAATTAATCCGTTGATCAATACACTACCTCTTTTTACCTTTGATTCTCTCTCATCAGCAGGAGATTGTGCAGTATGTTTATCGAAATTTGAACCGAAAGACCTTCTGCGACTTCTCCCTATCTGTTGTCATGCTTTTCATGCCGATTGTATTGATACTTGGCTTAACTCAAGCCAATCATGTCCGCTTTGCCGGTCATCGGTTTTTGTACCAGAATCGGACCTTCTCGCGAGACTCGGTGAAGGTAATAATCcttcttctctctcaaattctAGAAGTTTCCGTGTTGAGATCGGGAATGTAAGTCAACGTAATAGTCAACGAAACTCTGATGAATTTCCGATTAACCGGAGCTACTCTCTTGGTGGAAACTTTGATTATATTGTTGATGACGATGCCGTTTCCGAAGTTCATTCAGGTTCATTTCGTAGAACAACGTCATCGACGACGGACTATAAGGTCGATGAACAATTGCAACAAAATCTAGCGGCGGAGGTAGGGACACGTGGAGGCAGTTGGCTGAAAGATTATTTGTCACATTCTCTCTCCTCGTCGTTTCGTAGTTCCGGGAGATGGTTTACAGGGAGTAGTAGGAGAGAAACGACGactgaatttgaaaataataaccGAGTTAATGAGCTCGACTTGGAAGCGAGTCGACTCGGTGATGAAATTGGTGAGTTGTTTCGATGGTTATCTGGTGTGTAG